Genomic window (Bacteroidota bacterium):
TTTATACCTGCTGTATGTGGTTTATTATAGTTTTATTGAAAGCTGTAATTGTCCGCCTAATCCAAGCTCAACTATCTTCTGAAGAGTTGAGATACGTACTTCTTTGATGTTATTCTCTATCTTTGAAATATATGATTTTGTAGTACCAACTTTCTCTGCAAGCTGTTCCTGAGTTAAGCCTCTTTCAACTCTTGCTTCATGAATCAGTGCCCCAATTTTGAAGTTTTCATAACCAG
Coding sequences:
- a CDS encoding helix-turn-helix transcriptional regulator; this translates as MKMKKNNIITLEQFKDKHYGKRGTAKRDELEAGYENFKIGALIHEARVERGLTQEQLAEKVGTTKSYISKIENNIKEVRISTLQKIVELGLGGQLQLSIKL